A section of the Allorhodopirellula heiligendammensis genome encodes:
- a CDS encoding tetratricopeptide repeat protein — MPKPLVARTTSWWHLTIVLMILISFQGLGAYFFGLPGVVLGLTVYLLLRFSPRRGKRFQSAGLKLMGEERYGEAAEEFEKGYHFFDENRFYDRYRLLTMFDYSGLDWREMMLANCATNLALSGDKARARDLYRHCLTLYPESRLAKPALLFLEPEHAAE, encoded by the coding sequence ATGCCTAAACCGCTCGTTGCTCGGACGACATCCTGGTGGCATCTGACAATCGTCTTGATGATCCTGATTTCCTTTCAGGGCCTTGGTGCCTATTTTTTCGGACTACCCGGAGTTGTACTGGGCCTCACAGTGTACTTGCTGCTGCGTTTTTCACCTCGTCGGGGCAAGCGATTTCAATCCGCTGGACTGAAGTTGATGGGGGAAGAACGATACGGTGAGGCAGCCGAAGAGTTCGAGAAGGGATATCACTTCTTCGATGAGAACCGTTTTTACGATCGCTATCGCCTGCTAACAATGTTCGACTACTCAGGCCTGGATTGGCGTGAAATGATGCTGGCGAACTGCGCGACCAATTTGGCCCTGTCTGGAGACAAAGCTAGGGCCCGAGACCTCTATCGTCACTGCCTGACTCTCTACCCCGAAAGTCGACTCGCTAAACCCGCTCTGCTATTTCTCGAACCCGAGCACGCTGCGGAGTAA